Proteins co-encoded in one Spirosoma endbachense genomic window:
- a CDS encoding fasciclin domain-containing protein — translation MKINVTLSLLTLGAALAAGAAWAQTTPTGAATSTTYPQGAIAPDSTPAPSSRSQRRAMKRNKKAMEQNARMNSGTSTSVQDGQYRKSSASDGTAINNSNTTNYNSNNVTNAPTGVGSNPTVATPTPADQVSNGQNNSAARSSVSSDGSSYSPNTGATPSGTSVSTSGTGAAVSGARTGGTPAIKAGSTNRSTSVGDFISSSPNYTTLQNALQSADLFETLKGSGPYTVFAPSNSAFKKLPANAQSGLLEGSNRDALKQLLSYHVVRGEVDIAELTRRIKAGNGQAELQTLAGSTLMAKQGSNGSIDLTDDQGHTASIDAGDNYKSENGVVHSINIVLMPKAVGTMFR, via the coding sequence ATGAAAATCAATGTAACACTTAGTTTGCTGACGCTCGGAGCAGCGTTGGCAGCTGGAGCCGCCTGGGCACAAACTACGCCCACCGGGGCAGCTACCTCAACCACCTATCCGCAGGGCGCTATCGCCCCCGATTCTACACCCGCCCCATCATCACGAAGTCAGCGAAGAGCCATGAAACGCAATAAAAAAGCCATGGAACAAAACGCGCGCATGAACTCAGGTACCTCAACGAGTGTGCAGGATGGTCAGTACCGGAAAAGTTCGGCCAGCGACGGCACGGCCATCAACAACAGCAACACGACGAACTACAACAGCAACAACGTTACGAATGCTCCCACAGGCGTTGGCAGTAATCCAACAGTTGCAACGCCTACGCCCGCCGATCAGGTAAGCAACGGACAGAACAATTCGGCTGCCCGTAGTTCTGTGAGTAGCGACGGAAGCAGTTATTCGCCCAATACGGGTGCAACTCCATCCGGAACAAGTGTCAGCACTTCAGGCACCGGAGCCGCAGTATCGGGTGCAAGAACCGGCGGAACACCAGCCATAAAAGCAGGTAGCACGAACCGCAGCACCAGTGTGGGCGATTTTATTTCGTCATCGCCAAATTACACGACGCTGCAAAATGCGCTTCAATCCGCTGATTTATTTGAGACACTCAAGGGAAGCGGCCCTTACACCGTGTTCGCACCGTCGAATAGTGCCTTCAAAAAACTACCAGCCAACGCCCAGAGTGGTCTGCTGGAAGGCAGCAACCGCGATGCACTAAAACAATTGCTCTCTTATCATGTCGTACGGGGAGAAGTCGATATTGCCGAGTTAACTCGTCGAATCAAGGCGGGTAATGGTCAGGCCGAATTACAGACACTGGCAGGAAGCACCCTGATGGCGAAACAAGGCTCAAACGGCAGCATTGATTTGACCGACGATCAGGGACATACGGCCAGCATCGACGCTGGTGATAATTACAAGTCAGAAAACGGTGTTGTGCACAGCATTAACATTGTGCTGATGCCCAAAGCTGTAGGTACAATGTTTCGGTAG
- a CDS encoding PD-(D/E)XK nuclease family transposase → MATGDYISIISDYGFKATFGNEADSLFLRTALRALIKSDMPIREVHFDKNVFEALTIDSRSGIFNLACTNENGNQFIVENQLGLAPYFVQRMKFYALHKFNTVVERSEFSQRC, encoded by the coding sequence ATGGCGACAGGCGATTATATTTCCATTATTTCTGATTACGGTTTTAAAGCCACCTTCGGTAACGAAGCCGACAGTCTTTTCCTTCGGACAGCTTTGCGGGCTCTCATCAAGTCGGACATGCCTATTCGAGAAGTACATTTTGATAAGAATGTATTTGAGGCTCTGACTATCGACAGCCGCAGCGGCATCTTTAATTTGGCTTGTACTAATGAAAACGGCAATCAATTTATTGTCGAAAATCAGTTGGGCTTGGCTCCGTATTTTGTCCAGCGTATGAAGTTTTACGCTTTACACAAGTTCAATACAGTGGTGGAGCGGAGCGAATTTTCACAGCGTTGCTAA
- a CDS encoding RNA polymerase sigma factor: protein MNIKQLHDEQLVTLFHQGSMASFEEIYQRYWYKLFKMAYHQVNVQEDAEELVQDIFMSLWKRRSIVIIKQLDLYLMLAVKNQIYKYIKSKISLQKYREYIIFQDIYQNHHTDDFVSFHELMDATEAALGRLPEKSAEVFRRSRFHN, encoded by the coding sequence ATGAATATAAAACAGCTACATGACGAGCAGTTGGTAACGCTTTTTCATCAGGGCAGCATGGCAAGCTTTGAGGAGATTTATCAGCGGTACTGGTACAAGCTGTTTAAAATGGCTTATCACCAGGTCAATGTGCAGGAAGATGCCGAAGAGTTAGTACAGGACATTTTCATGAGTCTCTGGAAACGTCGGTCGATAGTTATCATCAAGCAATTGGATCTTTATTTAATGCTGGCCGTAAAAAATCAAATCTATAAATATATCAAATCAAAAATTAGTTTACAAAAATACAGGGAATATATCATTTTTCAGGATATCTATCAGAACCACCATACCGATGACTTTGTGAGTTTTCACGAACTCATGGATGCTACCGAAGCAGCCCTTGGGCGATTACCCGAAAAAAGTGCCGAAGTGTTCCGTCGAAGCCGCTTTCACAACTAA
- the amaB gene encoding L-piperidine-6-carboxylate dehydrogenase: MQSILPLPTQPVKPGTSTGQQFWQSSEKTIDSYSPADGQLIARVHVSSRADYDRVVETAQAAFQQWRQVPAPRRGEIVRQMGEQFRRYKRELGTLVSYEMGKSLQEGLGEVQEIIDICDFAVGQSRQLYGLSMHSERPAHRMFEQWHSLGVVGIISAFNFPVAVWSWNAMLAWVCGDVCIWKPSEKTPLTALACQQIIGDVLRNNDVPEGVSCLVTGGRDAGEWLARDPRIALVSATGSTRMGKAVAEAVAGRLGRSLLELGGNNAIIVSEHADLDLAIPAIVFGAVGTAGQRCTTTRRLIVQESIYDDVKNRLKNAYAQLRIGSPLDESFHVGPLIDQQAVKGYQTAVNEIRELGGRFVVEPGLIDGSGFESGCYVKPCIAEAENQWPIVQKETFAPILYLLKYTSLDDAIAQQNAVPQGLSSAIFTLNMREAERFLSIAGSDCGIANVNIGTSGAEIGGAFGGEKETGGGRESGSDAWKAYMRRQTNTVNYGTTMPLAQGITFEL, encoded by the coding sequence ATGCAGTCGATTCTCCCTTTACCAACGCAGCCCGTAAAACCCGGAACCAGCACCGGGCAACAGTTCTGGCAATCTTCCGAAAAAACAATCGATTCCTATTCACCCGCTGACGGTCAGCTCATTGCACGCGTCCACGTGTCGAGTCGGGCTGATTATGATCGTGTTGTTGAAACCGCGCAGGCTGCTTTTCAGCAATGGCGTCAGGTACCCGCTCCGCGCCGGGGCGAAATTGTCCGGCAGATGGGGGAGCAATTCCGGCGGTATAAACGTGAACTTGGCACACTGGTCAGCTATGAGATGGGTAAGTCCCTTCAGGAAGGTCTGGGCGAAGTACAGGAAATCATTGATATCTGCGATTTTGCCGTTGGGCAGTCGCGGCAGTTGTATGGCCTGTCGATGCACTCCGAGCGTCCGGCTCACCGGATGTTTGAGCAATGGCACTCGTTGGGGGTTGTGGGTATTATTTCGGCCTTTAACTTTCCCGTAGCCGTCTGGTCGTGGAATGCGATGCTGGCCTGGGTTTGTGGCGATGTCTGTATCTGGAAACCATCCGAAAAAACGCCATTGACAGCGTTGGCCTGTCAGCAGATCATTGGCGACGTGTTGCGTAATAACGATGTTCCCGAAGGTGTGTCGTGCCTTGTTACCGGCGGTCGCGATGCGGGTGAATGGCTGGCCCGTGACCCACGTATCGCGCTGGTTTCAGCTACGGGTAGCACGCGCATGGGTAAGGCGGTCGCTGAAGCCGTTGCCGGACGATTGGGCCGTAGTCTGCTCGAACTGGGCGGTAACAACGCCATTATTGTATCGGAACATGCCGACCTTGATCTGGCTATTCCGGCAATTGTGTTCGGAGCCGTTGGCACGGCTGGCCAACGGTGTACCACCACACGCAGGCTCATTGTTCAGGAGAGTATTTACGACGATGTAAAGAATCGGCTCAAAAACGCCTATGCTCAGCTACGAATTGGGAGCCCATTGGATGAGTCGTTCCATGTTGGGCCGCTCATCGATCAACAGGCCGTAAAAGGCTATCAGACAGCCGTAAACGAGATTCGCGAATTGGGGGGACGGTTTGTGGTTGAGCCGGGCCTGATCGACGGGTCGGGTTTCGAATCAGGATGTTACGTAAAGCCGTGTATTGCCGAAGCCGAAAATCAGTGGCCTATCGTACAGAAAGAAACATTCGCGCCCATTCTTTACCTGCTGAAATACACCTCGCTGGATGACGCAATTGCTCAGCAAAATGCTGTACCACAAGGGCTATCGTCGGCCATTTTTACCCTGAACATGCGGGAGGCTGAGCGTTTCCTATCCATTGCGGGTTCCGACTGTGGTATTGCCAACGTAAATATCGGCACATCGGGCGCTGAAATCGGAGGTGCGTTCGGGGGCGAAAAAGAAACGGGCGGTGGTCGTGAATCCGGCTCCGACGCCTGGAAAGCCTACATGCGTCGGCAAACCAATACCGTCAACTATGGCACGACCATGCCGCTGGCGCAGGGTATTACGTTTGAACTGTGA
- a CDS encoding DUF3859 domain-containing protein: MITEVELLNFGVCQLINEVADNNENSPTGFFLHSDTIQFLEKTDKINIESGLAFGIEYLLSGLEDENAEEFEARILYPQMVNPATNSASTEVVEMKVGCIGEANFDYYKFEYTWEMQGGKWIFEISQTDRVLLSKEFDVGFL; the protein is encoded by the coding sequence ATGATAACTGAGGTTGAGTTGCTCAATTTTGGCGTCTGCCAATTAATTAACGAAGTAGCCGACAACAACGAAAACAGCCCTACAGGCTTTTTTCTTCACAGTGATACCATCCAATTTTTAGAAAAGACCGATAAGATCAACATTGAAAGTGGCCTGGCCTTCGGCATAGAATATTTACTTTCAGGCTTAGAGGATGAGAACGCAGAAGAGTTTGAAGCACGAATCCTCTACCCTCAGATGGTTAACCCTGCTACTAATTCAGCCTCTACCGAAGTAGTCGAAATGAAGGTTGGTTGCATTGGAGAAGCAAATTTTGATTATTACAAATTTGAATACACCTGGGAGATGCAGGGAGGCAAATGGATTTTTGAAATTAGCCAAACTGATCGGGTACTTTTAAGCAAGGAGTTTGACGTGGGTTTTTTGTAA
- a CDS encoding EndoS/ChiA family endoglycosidase: MKYFSIIACLMLMTLSCQEKNPVDSIAPIRAEAKNGSARAAGQYNEIMAGYYRTGADRADHPEKLTTMLDLPTDLDMVVVFTVNTSATSNYWNVLKDTYVPELHKRGTKVIYTVGGINLPSGYTHDATGYDKYAKFLIDNFLIKYNVDGLDFDIEDSPSGQTLTDKVGIVTALSKYVGPKSGTGKLLIYDTNQNGTTPFFGAIYDKIDYVFLQAYGRSATSVNGTYTNTYASKLPLNKFLPGFSFHEERGNFHDVHSPDDQKGIAYDYANWNLGKKGGIFAYAIDRDIADQQTDTSPAPDYKVTKNLLDILHGNGVQFYRDYNYSGPVSSYLKKGTYTGFQLSVAGVTNDWASSVKIPAGWKVTMYEGDNFSGQSWVLTANKSSFGSLSPSANDKISSVKIE, from the coding sequence ATGAAGTATTTTTCAATTATCGCATGCCTGATGCTTATGACATTGAGTTGTCAGGAGAAAAATCCCGTAGATTCAATAGCCCCAATTAGGGCTGAAGCGAAGAATGGATCAGCCAGAGCCGCAGGTCAGTATAACGAAATCATGGCTGGTTATTATAGAACCGGGGCTGATAGAGCCGATCACCCGGAGAAACTAACTACCATGCTTGATTTACCAACCGATTTGGATATGGTGGTGGTTTTCACAGTCAATACGAGTGCCACCAGTAACTACTGGAATGTCTTAAAGGATACATATGTGCCGGAACTTCATAAGCGTGGCACTAAAGTCATTTACACAGTAGGTGGTATTAACTTACCATCAGGCTATACACACGATGCCACCGGCTATGATAAATACGCCAAATTTCTGATAGACAATTTCCTCATCAAGTATAATGTAGATGGTCTTGATTTTGATATTGAGGATTCTCCAAGCGGCCAAACGCTAACCGATAAAGTAGGAATTGTTACCGCTTTGTCAAAATATGTAGGACCTAAATCAGGGACAGGGAAGCTACTTATTTATGATACGAATCAGAATGGGACCACCCCCTTTTTTGGTGCTATCTATGATAAAATTGATTATGTGTTCTTGCAGGCTTATGGTCGTAGTGCGACCAGCGTTAATGGCACCTACACCAACACCTACGCGAGTAAACTACCCCTAAACAAATTTTTGCCGGGATTCTCATTCCACGAAGAACGGGGTAACTTTCACGATGTTCACTCCCCTGATGATCAGAAAGGGATTGCTTATGATTACGCGAACTGGAATTTGGGTAAGAAAGGGGGGATTTTTGCATATGCCATTGACCGTGATATTGCCGATCAACAAACGGATACGAGCCCTGCTCCCGATTATAAAGTGACCAAGAACCTGCTCGACATCCTTCATGGAAATGGTGTACAATTCTACAGGGATTATAACTATAGTGGTCCCGTATCGAGTTATCTGAAAAAGGGAACTTACACGGGGTTTCAATTGAGCGTCGCTGGGGTAACTAATGACTGGGCATCGTCGGTGAAAATTCCTGCGGGCTGGAAAGTAACCATGTACGAAGGCGATAATTTTAGTGGTCAGTCGTGGGTACTTACTGCAAATAAAAGCTCTTTTGGCTCACTTTCACCAAGTGCCAATGATAAAATATCATCAGTAAAGATTGAATAA
- a CDS encoding ABC transporter ATP-binding protein: MNATNQKAISCHELSKQFGDFVAVNKISFDVEIGEIFGFLGANGAGKTTAMRMLCGLSFPTSGQATVAGFDVYKQQESIKKNIGYMSQKFSLYENLSILENIEFFGGVYGLSDKDLKTKSDELISTLGLEHEAKKMVGSLPLGWKQKLAFSVAIIHEPKIVFLDEPTGGVDPVTRRQFWDLIYDASDRGITIFVTTHYMDEAEYCNRISIMVDGKIDALDSPGNLKKQFATDSMDDVFYQLARGAKRSAD, translated from the coding sequence ATGAACGCAACGAATCAGAAAGCCATTTCCTGTCATGAGTTGTCGAAGCAATTCGGTGATTTTGTGGCAGTCAACAAGATTTCCTTCGATGTAGAAATCGGTGAAATATTCGGCTTTTTAGGAGCCAATGGCGCAGGCAAAACTACGGCCATGCGGATGCTTTGCGGCTTGTCGTTTCCAACCTCCGGGCAGGCCACGGTCGCGGGTTTCGATGTTTACAAGCAGCAGGAGTCGATCAAGAAAAACATTGGCTACATGAGTCAGAAGTTTTCGCTCTATGAAAACCTGTCCATCCTGGAAAATATCGAATTCTTTGGGGGCGTGTATGGCCTGTCGGATAAAGACCTGAAAACGAAAAGCGACGAACTGATCAGTACGCTGGGGCTTGAACACGAAGCCAAAAAGATGGTTGGGAGCCTGCCGTTGGGCTGGAAACAAAAGCTCGCGTTCTCGGTCGCCATCATCCATGAACCTAAAATTGTGTTTCTGGACGAACCGACCGGCGGAGTTGACCCCGTTACGCGTCGGCAATTCTGGGATCTGATCTACGATGCTTCCGATCGGGGCATCACCATTTTCGTGACAACACATTACATGGACGAAGCCGAGTATTGCAACCGGATTTCGATCATGGTCGATGGCAAAATAGACGCGCTGGATTCGCCGGGAAATCTGAAAAAACAGTTTGCCACCGATTCAATGGATGATGTTTTCTATCAGTTGGCTCGGGGAGCCAAACGTTCTGCGGATTAA
- a CDS encoding nuclear transport factor 2 family protein, which yields MNQILVLLMAASFILTSCKTSFSQKKTQAHMATEIDNSATSLTLDAVERFNAAFNRHDVDAVMNAMTEDCIFENTNPQPDGTRLVGADAVRAYWGKFFAANPDAIFETEEIFATGDRCVVRWIYRKTKEGKPWHLRGVDIFKVRNGKVAEKLAYVKG from the coding sequence ATGAATCAAATTTTGGTACTTCTCATGGCGGCATCATTCATTTTGACATCATGTAAAACCAGTTTTAGCCAAAAGAAAACACAGGCACATATGGCAACCGAAATAGACAATAGTGCGACAAGTCTTACACTTGACGCAGTGGAACGATTCAATGCAGCGTTCAATCGTCACGATGTCGATGCTGTAATGAATGCTATGACAGAAGACTGCATCTTTGAGAATACGAATCCACAACCTGATGGTACCCGTTTAGTGGGTGCTGATGCCGTCAGGGCATATTGGGGGAAATTCTTTGCGGCAAATCCAGACGCCATTTTTGAGACGGAGGAGATTTTTGCGACTGGTGATCGTTGTGTTGTCAGGTGGATTTATCGCAAGACAAAAGAAGGGAAACCATGGCATTTGAGGGGAGTGGATATTTTCAAAGTCCGAAATGGAAAGGTGGCGGAAAAATTGGCCTATGTAAAAGGATGA
- a CDS encoding RidA family protein codes for MLDKRLQEKLLYKQQPENMNSTVEFLNPDELLKNPAFSQIAITKGNGSTIYIGGQNAITKDLEIIGKGDITLQTEYILKNIEIALNSCDATVDDLFKLTIYIVQGQDVRKGFEGAQGFLKKLSNPPVITGIVVAGLANPDYLVEIEAVAFKREK; via the coding sequence ATGCTGGACAAAAGGCTTCAAGAGAAGTTATTGTATAAACAACAGCCAGAAAATATGAACTCAACCGTAGAATTTCTGAACCCAGACGAATTATTAAAAAATCCGGCTTTCTCTCAGATTGCCATTACAAAAGGAAATGGCAGTACAATTTATATTGGCGGGCAAAATGCAATAACAAAAGATCTGGAAATAATTGGGAAAGGCGACATAACCTTACAAACGGAATACATTTTAAAAAACATTGAAATTGCTTTAAATTCCTGCGATGCAACGGTAGATGACTTGTTTAAACTGACAATTTATATTGTTCAGGGGCAAGACGTACGAAAGGGTTTTGAAGGAGCTCAGGGTTTTCTAAAAAAATTAAGTAACCCACCCGTTATTACGGGAATTGTTGTTGCCGGTTTAGCAAATCCTGATTATTTAGTGGAAATTGAAGCTGTTGCGTTCAAAAGAGAAAAGTAA
- a CDS encoding ABC transporter permease codes for MKQLLVFIRKEFYHVFRDRRTLLILFGLPTAQIMLFGYALSSEVKNINLAVVDFSKDVATQQIITKIQSSSYFNLQQSVLSYADMERAFREGKIRAAIVFPTGFNDDLRHVNKAQIQLIADASDPNTATTITNYLTGIIGDYQQQINAAAALPYQIQTETRMLYNPDMNGSLNFIPGVLALILMIVCTTLTSVSIVREKELGTMEVLLVSPFKPILVLIAKAVPYLVLSLLDFALILVLAVFVLDVPVRGSVVLLFAESTLFIICCLSLGLLISNITASQQVAMLASMMGMMLPTILFTGFMFPLENMPLPLQLVSNIVPSRWYYLIVKAIMLKGLGFGAVWKETVVLIGMAVGLLGISLKNFNIRLA; via the coding sequence ATGAAACAACTATTGGTTTTTATACGAAAGGAATTTTACCACGTCTTCCGCGATCGGCGTACGTTGCTCATCCTGTTTGGGTTGCCAACGGCGCAGATTATGCTGTTTGGTTATGCCCTGAGCAGTGAGGTTAAAAACATCAATCTGGCCGTCGTCGATTTTTCAAAAGATGTAGCTACCCAACAGATCATTACCAAAATTCAGTCAAGCTCGTATTTCAATCTGCAACAGTCCGTACTGAGCTATGCCGACATGGAACGTGCGTTTCGGGAAGGAAAAATAAGAGCGGCCATCGTCTTTCCAACGGGTTTTAATGATGATCTACGCCATGTTAATAAAGCACAGATTCAACTCATTGCCGATGCATCGGACCCCAATACGGCCACAACGATCACCAACTATCTGACCGGAATTATCGGTGATTATCAGCAGCAAATCAATGCAGCCGCAGCCTTGCCGTATCAGATTCAGACCGAGACCCGAATGCTTTATAACCCGGATATGAATGGTTCGCTGAATTTTATTCCGGGGGTATTAGCATTGATTCTGATGATTGTCTGCACAACATTGACGTCTGTTTCCATCGTTCGGGAAAAAGAGCTGGGAACCATGGAGGTGCTACTGGTTTCGCCTTTTAAACCGATTCTGGTTCTTATTGCCAAAGCCGTCCCTTATCTGGTGCTTTCGCTGCTGGATTTTGCCCTGATTCTGGTGCTGGCGGTTTTTGTGCTGGATGTTCCCGTTCGGGGGAGTGTTGTGCTGCTGTTTGCCGAGAGTACACTGTTCATTATCTGTTGCCTTTCGCTGGGTTTGTTGATCTCTAACATAACGGCCTCGCAACAGGTGGCCATGCTGGCGTCTATGATGGGGATGATGCTGCCGACCATCTTGTTTACGGGATTTATGTTTCCGCTGGAAAACATGCCGCTACCGCTGCAACTGGTGTCCAATATCGTTCCCTCGCGGTGGTATTATCTGATTGTGAAAGCGATTATGCTAAAAGGACTGGGCTTTGGTGCAGTCTGGAAAGAAACGGTTGTGCTGATCGGGATGGCCGTTGGATTATTGGGAATTAGTCTGAAGAACTTTAACATACGGCTCGCATGA
- a CDS encoding FecR family protein, with amino-acid sequence MTQQEFNELSERYLEGKTSEEEDRYLLAWSHRQLADELPDFTKVERSKVEKRIWRNVDQQIQPKIIWMRAAWLSGIAACLLMGLFWLVPSSLLPQNGPFAVANKLGRTGIEVKNTTSAEQVVKLEDGTVVLLKQKSSLVYGEKFNQSKREVYLTGEAFFYVKRDITKPFIVHSGTLITEVLGTSFRIKPKANAIEVAVATGRVSIYTEKSNHKNERAGIILTPNQQVTFDEASQNIIPGLVEKPMPITSVENIAPQLVFQSTPLQTVLNTLSTLYGIEFVITNPKTKDCHITADLNALSMFIQLELICKSIDATYEKRGTVIFINGEGC; translated from the coding sequence ATGACACAACAAGAATTTAACGAGTTATCGGAACGCTATCTGGAGGGTAAAACCTCTGAGGAAGAGGATCGATACTTGTTAGCATGGTCGCACCGACAACTGGCCGATGAGTTACCTGATTTCACCAAAGTTGAGAGAAGCAAGGTTGAGAAACGAATATGGCGAAACGTTGATCAGCAAATTCAACCGAAAATTATCTGGATGCGTGCCGCATGGCTGAGTGGTATAGCGGCCTGTCTCTTAATGGGACTTTTCTGGTTAGTGCCATCCTCACTGCTTCCCCAAAACGGACCGTTTGCGGTGGCAAATAAGCTGGGTCGCACTGGTATTGAAGTGAAGAACACGACCTCGGCAGAACAGGTAGTAAAACTGGAAGATGGAACCGTTGTGCTGCTAAAACAAAAAAGTAGCCTCGTTTACGGAGAAAAATTCAACCAAAGCAAGCGCGAAGTGTATCTGACCGGCGAAGCTTTTTTTTACGTCAAACGAGATATAACGAAGCCCTTCATTGTGCATTCGGGCACGCTGATTACCGAAGTGCTCGGAACAAGTTTTCGGATAAAACCAAAAGCCAATGCCATTGAAGTAGCTGTGGCTACAGGCCGGGTGTCGATTTATACCGAAAAATCGAACCACAAAAATGAACGGGCCGGTATAATTCTGACGCCCAATCAGCAGGTTACGTTTGATGAAGCCTCGCAGAATATCATCCCCGGTCTTGTTGAAAAGCCAATGCCTATTACATCCGTAGAAAACATAGCTCCACAGTTAGTATTCCAGTCGACGCCCTTACAAACGGTATTGAATACGCTTTCGACGCTATACGGAATCGAGTTTGTTATTACCAATCCGAAAACAAAAGACTGCCACATTACCGCCGATTTGAATGCCCTCTCGATGTTTATCCAATTAGAATTAATCTGCAAATCTATTGATGCCACCTACGAAAAAAGAGGTACGGTTATTTTCATCAATGGTGAAGGCTGTTAA
- a CDS encoding ABC transporter permease, with translation MRILKFLLRKEFRQIFRDKSILAMIFAMPSIQLIILPLAANFDVKNVNLAIVDNDHSTYSQRLISKVGSSGYFRIIEASHSFKEALHTVEDNRADLIMEIPAGFERNLVREGSQKLSLAVDAINGTKAGLGGAYLNRIIGDFNGDVRLQWMQSGRFNEATAIDVTSSNWFNPLGEYRFFMVPGILVLLLTLVGGFLSALNIVREKEIGTIEQINVTPIQKWQFILGKMIPFWVLGMIVFTIGLLIARLVYGIIPVGSLATLYLFAGVYLVALLGFGLLISTYSDTQVQAMFVAFFFVMIFILMSGLFTAIDSMPPWARAIAYMTPVTHFIEVVRMIILKGSGLADVTRQLLYEIGFAIVLNGWAIWNYRKTN, from the coding sequence ATGAGAATCCTGAAGTTTCTGCTCCGGAAAGAGTTTCGGCAAATATTCCGCGACAAAAGTATCCTGGCCATGATTTTTGCGATGCCATCGATCCAGCTGATTATTCTGCCATTGGCCGCCAATTTCGATGTGAAGAATGTGAACCTGGCCATTGTCGATAACGATCACAGCACCTATTCGCAGCGGCTGATTTCGAAAGTAGGCTCATCCGGTTATTTCCGCATTATCGAAGCGAGTCATTCATTTAAGGAGGCCCTGCACACGGTTGAAGATAACCGCGCCGATCTGATCATGGAAATTCCTGCTGGATTTGAACGGAATCTGGTTCGCGAAGGCTCGCAAAAGCTGTCGCTGGCGGTCGATGCCATTAACGGAACCAAAGCAGGATTGGGAGGGGCCTACCTGAACCGGATTATCGGCGATTTCAATGGCGATGTCCGGCTACAGTGGATGCAGTCCGGCCGTTTTAATGAGGCTACGGCCATTGACGTAACCTCGTCAAACTGGTTCAATCCACTGGGCGAGTACCGATTTTTTATGGTCCCCGGTATTCTGGTTTTACTCCTGACGCTGGTAGGCGGTTTTTTATCGGCCCTGAACATTGTGCGGGAAAAAGAGATTGGCACCATCGAACAAATCAACGTGACACCCATTCAGAAATGGCAGTTTATTCTGGGTAAGATGATTCCGTTCTGGGTATTAGGTATGATCGTATTCACCATCGGACTGCTTATTGCCCGACTCGTCTACGGCATTATTCCTGTTGGGAGTCTGGCAACCCTGTATCTGTTTGCGGGCGTTTATCTGGTGGCTCTGCTGGGGTTTGGGCTACTCATTTCAACCTATAGTGATACGCAGGTGCAGGCGATGTTCGTCGCCTTTTTCTTCGTGATGATCTTTATTCTGATGAGTGGCTTATTCACCGCTATCGACAGTATGCCGCCCTGGGCGCGGGCCATTGCGTATATGACCCCCGTTACGCATTTTATCGAAGTGGTTCGAATGATTATCCTGAAAGGTAGTGGTCTTGCTGATGTAACCCGTCAATTGCTCTACGAAATCGGTTTTGCGATCGTGCTCAACGGTTGGGCAATCTGGAATTACCGCAAAACGAATTAA